In Quercus robur chromosome 11, dhQueRobu3.1, whole genome shotgun sequence, the sequence GTAGATATACGTAACATAGATACATATATGCCTGTATATATAAACGTATTTTTACCAAATGGGGGGAAAAAGTCTTCTTTATAGTATGAAACTCAAATAATGATAATCacattgttttatatattttaaatataaaacacATTATAAATGTTTTCTTGTATATGGCtttataaaaatactaaaatataaatcagctttgtttaaatttcataaacacaataatttattttgttacataCTCACATTTTACACgtgaatttgttttgaattttctgcatTATTTTGAGCAGCTTTTTGAGCATTTCAAACACtcttacacactttttcacccatacatatatcaaaaacactcaaacaacattactcaaacttctCTACCAAACATTCCTAAGTATCTCGAATCACTTTTCCAGCTTAAGAACTTTCCATTTTGGGGCAAGCATTTTAATGCATTCTCGAGCTTTAAATTGAGCAAACGAGGTGTCTTTGGAAAGCttgaaacacaattttttttgttgagctTTGATCACGAGAACATGCCCACATGCATATGTtctaatgttttattttcattatttcgGGCACattctttataattttcttgtacGTGACCTCTTGAAACGAAGCTTGTCACACAAGCTTTCCAACGATCCTGATGAGCGATTTTGATGTTGTTTTACCAAATGTGGCTAAAATTTAGTCAAACTTTCCAACACTCAAAGCGAAATCAATTTGCAAGTTGTgaaattatatgtatttttgtgATATGAAATAAATACGTGTAGGTCAAATGTTCACTTCGATCAAACAATCAAATATTTTTGCTGAACTTGggttaaatttcatattttgtagTAAAACTTTGGGGTTTAGCCTAATTTTACCAATCTTTATCGAATTGAGGCAATTGACCATGTTTGGTGCTTATACAATTTTTGGTtcaaattaggtttttttttttttttttttccttcctcgAAATCAAGAATTTGAGAGGGGGGCGCGGGGTGGGTGGGGAGGGAATGGTGTAGCATCGTTGCCATTAAACGTGACAAAGTTTCAATCAACTGTGATTAGTCCTACTGTATGACCGAAGTGTAAgaaaatgaagggaaaaaacTTACAAAGCCTACAATCATATTTTACCTAGACACAATCATTTGTGATCTTGACTTACCATCTGATGTGACAAGCAAGGTCACaaatagacatggcaaaacgggcggatCGGGTTGGGTCAAACGGATTGCGGGTAAAAAACAGGTTATTTTAAGCAGGTTAAAAAGGGGTTCGGGTTTTAGGCCGAGTCGATTGacttgtatttttcacatgaatttttttttttaatatatataaagaaaacaacatgtatttgTCATTTGGAAAGTCATACAACAAATTACTTGAcgtaaaatatattattttgaatttaccACTTATATTAAGAatgaactcagttaaacttattaactaattttaaaattatacaaatcctaacattgttATCTAAGTcaaaataatacaaagataagtaaaacaaatatacaagtttttcccataaaaaaaaaatacacaaattttatttctacacaatatcaacatctcgaaaaataaaacaaaattacaaatgacttattggataactcatttgataaagaataaaaatatataagaaatttacgatttggaaaatttattatctattatcaattgtggttgacactatttcattttgagatatacattaaagtttgattatttacttatttatacatagtctcttttatgaatatcatatcattgttaagcaacacacactctaggaaatatcataatttattttgaaaaacagtttattttggatataaattgttaaaaaataggtctaagcattcataatttatgctagtTTGATACTTTGACTTCACTATTctcacacttgtgaatgtttctcatacatgtctacaattttagatttatgtttttaactctaTTGTAATTAGATTATCTTGGCAtatactttgctatttgatatctaaaactctttactcattacagaatgctcaaccattcatctttcaattaatttgtatgTAGTTACATAAATGTCttaattgtttccttaaaactcacaacaaacaattaaaccaatattgtcttaattttattattttttaaccaaacaacttttttttttttaaatggttcaAGTTAGGGTTAGGTCACAGGTTGGGTAGGGTTGACCCGCAAAAAACACAGGTCGGGTCATGGGTCAACCCATTTTTGTTTCgggtaaaaaaaattgggttcgGATTAAGTATTTTTCGGGTCAAATAGAACgggttaaatttgtttttgatggaCTAAAAGTTAGCTTTAAATGTTGCTTGAAGTAGTTTTAAATGGAAGCCGCACAtgtcacaaaattaaaaatgtaaaatctaACTGAACTAACACTTAATAAGAAATAGagtaaatttattatttataatttaattttttattaagtccTCATTTTAAATGATTAATGCAACAAATTTGACAAATAGCAAAGCCTCAAGAGAAGATTATTTTTTAACCATATAGATAATATGATGGAAGCTCCAAATTTGACAAATAGCAGAGCCTCAGGAgaagattattttttaataactatatatattttagattttatataaatatatgtagaTTAGAATCCAGTTTAAATCTTTGGACCTTGcaacaaataaacaaagcctttggactttaaaaaaataaaaaagaagccTTTGGACCTTTCACTTCAACATACTATACAGATTCGGAACCCTGCTCCATCATTTCATTCTAATATGACTTCATTAATCTAGTTTTAAAGGCTCTAGTTTTTGTTTGGACCAAAGGAACCATTTTATTCTCCAATTTGGTGCTCATTAATTATTTCAACTCTTGGTCCAAACAGAAAAATTGCCAAAGCATTGTCCAAATAAAGGCAAGTCAACCGCAAGGTGTTGTTGAATAGTCTTTAAATATATGCAATCCTGTCATCAAACATAAACTAATTACCAGAATGATCCCAaagaattgaaggaaaaaaaattcatgataaaagattttcttttctttgtcaaTATATGTTGTTGAAggatttgtttttcttataaaataaagtgtaattgaattttatgtgttgattttatttgttgtgtccggatttcttattcaatcaacaaagactttactagttgagctaactggaatctGCATCTTTAAAAGTTGAAACTAATTTAAAAGAAGATAATGTAATATTAGAagaggtaaaaaagaaaaaagaaaaaatgtcttTGGTAAGTCTTTACTAATTTCTGAATTTGAATTAAAGTCGCAAGAAATTTTAAGTCTGGCATTTAGTGATCATATTTAGTGGTTACAATTGCAACTTTGCATAAATCAaactcccccccacccccaccccaaaaaaaaaaaaaaaatgcagttctccacaaaaaaaattaaaaataaaagcatataTCCTTCACCAAACCCAGCACGTGCTCAGTTCTACTTCTAACATCTAATAGTCAATCTGACATTCAACGAGGCATCCTCAGCCTACCTCTTCCATGTCACCTCTTTGAAACATTTATCTGAATAATGGAGATGAGACAGAAGGAGCAGATCATTAGTAGCTATCTGCAGAGCTATTTAACacgaagaaagaaaaataaaaacgaaaaaagaagaagaagaacattgGTAGGCATTTAGAGAAAGAAGGATGGAGATTACAAGGTGTTTATTGACGGGGTTTGAGGCAAGCAAGGCATACTTGTTCCTGGCTTTGAACGAACTCTTCCTTGCTGTGTTCATGATTTTAATAGAATCAGTTACCTCAAGTGGAGTCAGTGCTCTCGTCATTGTGGTCTACGAGCATGTCATTGCCACCATTCTCTTGGCAGTTCTCGCTTTCTTCCTCGAAAGGTCAGTGCTGCTTTCATCTTCATCTCTATGGAGACTGCCTTGAGAGATTTCGGTTAGAATTGTGTTTATTACATGCATAATAACTGTTTTGGTTTATCATGGAAATATGGTGTTTATACCGTCACAATTTATACAGTTTTGGTTAGAATGGTGCTCAATTGTGTTTATACAGTTTTCCACGTGTTCGAAAAAGTCACAATTTAAACACTTTTGGTTCATCATAGAAATTAGAAGTGGTATATAAcctctactaaaaaaaaaaaaagtggtataaCCTCTTTTCATTTCCTCACTGCAGAATGGGTCATCGGTGGGCCTAGGCAGGTGGCATTGAGACCCATTTGAATTGGGTCATGGGCTTGGCAACTTTGACCCTGCCCAATTTGGTCATTGCCATTTGACCGCATaaaaagattttatatatattcttctttaGTGGTTACTGCTAggaccatttatttttttattttttttttattttttaggaatagGATAGAATCACAAAATAATGAAACTTGTATTATAGcagtaataataaaatgaataaataagtttttttttttttttttttatagaaaataaatgaataacttaaaaaattaagccCAAAGTGCCTAgctattaaattaaaaaatatgagtAATTGTCTCACAttacttaagagagtgtgttgtgtgttgtgattttcaataaataaataaatatatatatatatatatatatatatatatgtgtgtgtgtgtgtgttataccctttaatttcataaattattaaaaaaaaaattatagcccaaaatgtaggaattaaaatataatttttctttatttttaatcttttattttcctaGTGAAAAACATATTTGATCCATATCCAAAATTTATGCCTGGAGTTGTCCTTGGTTGCAGGAACGAAAGGCCTCCTCTCTCCTTCAAGATACTATGCTATGCATTCCTGTTGGGGTTGTTACAGTTAAGTATAAAGTTTCTTCTTGTTATAGAAACTTGAGGTAAATTCTCAAATTAGACTTTTTCAGAAgcacttgataattttttaaattccgGGAAAAAGCCTAATTGCTCCATATAGATTCAATTTAAACCAAGTCTATTtcgacaatttttttaataatattaatttttgtaaattgttaTCTAGGATTACACTTTGTCAGCTGCTAATGACAATAGCCCTGCAATTTGTATCATCGAGTTATGAAAGCATTGGAATTAACTTGGTCCCCTCTGTAGTATTCGTAATGGCCCTCTTTTTCCGTCAAGAAAATCTCAAGTTTTGGAGCATCAATGGGCAGGGCAAGATATGGGGTCTAGTCCTATCGGCAGCCGGAGCATTGATTTTAGTGTTGTGGGAGGGTCCAGTTTTGCTAACCTCTAGGTTGTTTAACATTCAAGTAACTAGTGATGGTGTTATTGGCTTCATAATGATCGTTGTTGGAGTGCTTGCAACAAGCTTTTGGAATATTATGGTGGTAAGAAAATTTCTCCAAAGTTTATCAATGGTTTTACATGAACTTGGTATTGACTATAGAGCGTTCTTATAATAAGCCTGAGCTTGGTATTGACTATAGAGCATTCATATTGGACTATTATTGTGTGTTCAAGTTTGCTTAAGTAGCAGTCTTTTACCTTTTAATAAAGGGATTGAGTTTGAATGTCATTCAtatcaaaaagaaatttattactgttttggtttgatgatatAATTATTATAGTGCTGAATAGGGTTGGCTTGGGATTGAGTTTGAATCTCATTCatatcaaaaagaaattaattgttgttttgtcTTCATGATATAATTATTATAGTGCAACATGagacaataaatattaaatggacatttttttattattaattattaattttgcaTCTCAATAGTCAATACAATATTTAAATGTTTATTGCTGCTTGAGAGTTGAGgtacaaatttattaattaagttgTTGTGATATAGATTTTATCAACATTCtatttttcaattgataatatggcATTATGGCCAACTCAATCAATTAAAAGTATGGTTTtattgattttagttttaaaaaatgggtCCAGTTAATATATATCATTAGGGCATacattaacaatttattttagaaaactttttatCGAGAATTaaaaaagctatcaaaaaagtttgacagcttttttaatttccaataaaaattttcctaaaatagtttactaacaTATGCATTTAGGGCGTACATTAGTAAAacccttaaaaaattatttctaccAAAACAATTATTAGTAGGGTGCCTTTTTGAATTGAGATTgtacttatttttcttcaaaccaATTATTCAGCTACAAGATGGTCATTGTTTTTTTTGTACTGAGAGCCTTTTTGGGGCCTTAAGCCTAGGCCTTAAGCTGTCCTGAAGTGGACCTCATAATTTTGAAGTTTATCTATATAtcaaaaatgtatatatattggaCCATAATTTGGATGACAAATTCATGTAATCTTGCAGGGGCATGTCACTCAATTTTACCCAGCAGAATTATCCTTAAGCACAATGATGAGCTTCTTTGGAACCATCCAAACTGCTATAGTAACTGTATTTGTGATATCGTGGTCATCTTGGGAACTAAAGTGGGAAGGAGGGCTTGTCTTGGTTACCATATTACTTGGAGTAAGCCTAAATTTTATATCATCCCAAAAATCCAACACAAGTTTCATTCTTCCTCACAAATCACTGATCCATGTGTTGTGGAATTGCAGGGAATTGTGGTGACAGGATTATCCTATTATGTGATGACTTGGTCCATTAAGAAGAATGGTCCTGTGTTCACATCGGCATTTAACCCACTTCTAGTCGTTTTCTCGTTTTTGCTACAAACGTTTGTATTGGGAGATTCTGCACATTTGGGCAGGTATGTCTATATTCATATATTGTGTGTCTCAATATATATTGTGTgtctcaaattttatataatatactttttttatgGCTATCCAGTACCCACCCATGATGGATGGGGTTGGCCCATTAAACACATGGGCCAAGGCCTTCACATATATCTTTTATACTATAACATTGTGCTAAAGGCTAATTGAAGAATAAGGTCTGCCAAGGCCTTCACATATATCTTTTATACTATGACATTGTGCTAAAGGCTAATTGAAGAATAAGGTCTAGAAGGGAAGTACTTTTTAGGTACTCTCGTAATATAAAGAATAATGCtcctttttctcatttttctcacatttgtaGTTAGGTCaactcattaaattcatagtaGAATTTGCCAAGAATATAAAAGAAGAGAGCACGATTTCTCTATACTCCgaaaataatttagaattttccCTAGAAGGAGAACCTTAGGGCTAATCTAAATCAAATATCTCACTTAAAATTACAAGATACCAAATTAACTTGCTTCAAGACTCCAAAGTCCAATCCCAATTAAAATAAAGGCATTATCCCTATTAACTTGCTTGGCGATAAAAGATGAATCTAGTTTTGACAAAGTACGTTGAGTAAGAAACTATAAGGTAAAGACCATctataatttaaaatgttttgctTATTCCTTGATCTGTAGCATTGTGGGAGCAGTTTCGGTTATATTTGGCTTGTACCTACTCTTATGGGCAAAAGCCAACGACATGGAGAAGAAAGAGATTGTGGCTGATGATTCTGTTTACGATCCATTGATTCAAGCCTGAAAGAGGGAGGCAACGGTTCAATAAGAAACTGTAATTCACATGGCAATTCTTCAGCTAAGTGACTCAAATCACTTGTGATCAAATGTCAAACAGTAGTATTGTTTCATTCATTCACTCTAATAGTTGATGGGCTTCTTTGACCCCAAACAAAGCTAATTTTAGATTTTGGTTGAGCAATTCTGGTAAATAATATGTCAACGCACGGATATAAGGACAACAATCAAAAGCAGCTACGAAACTGTATATAAGGACTTAAAAGTATAGTAatacttactaaaaaaaaaaaaagtatagtaaTACCTGGAATGTTAAATACACCCGTCAATTCTATACCCATTAAAAGCAGTGAATTAATTTTGCTTTTACCCATGAAAACAATTGACGGGTGAAGGTTCTAAAAATGATCCTAGAAAGAATGACTTCACAAATGCATAGAATTTTACAAATGACTTTACAAATGCATAATTGGTCCAATACCTTAGTGctattttgctttttattttattaaatgaacTTAGTGCTATTTTGCTTACATTATTTAatcctaaaataaattcaagCGATTATCTAAGTACATAAGGTGTTAAAAGTATAGGAATACCTGGAATGTTATATGCAATCTCACTGCTttgattgttttaaaaaattaatgtataattctttttctattcttctaattatataaattttaagtttatagCAAAAGTCAAAAGCTTGAAACCGCGAACAAGTCGAAATACTGAAGGAAAAAAGATTAGTGAAGACATTAAGGTAAGAATTTAGTGCCATAAGACATAACTACTGTGAGTTAAAATGCCAAGAGAAAAATGAATTTGATTTGAACTTAAAAAGTGTCGTAATATGGAAAAATTGAATATGAAAAGAGAGAGTGTCACCCAGAAACAAATCCAGAACTTCAAATTAAGGGAcggtagtataaaaaaaattattatgaaattccaaataatcattcatttaGTATTAATGGACAGCCAACAAAGACAAAGACACAACTACTCACTATACCATTCATATATTCTGTATCATTTGTCACCGaaacaaatttaatttatatagacatattataataataaaaaatcaccgACTGATTTAATCCTCACATCCAAACAAAACTTAAACAACTCTTATGTATCAAACAGTAGTGGGCCCGTCTAAACTCACAATTAttgtaatataaataataattatttattgctatacttagagcattcatatcggcctttctatttttttattttagtataagaaccttacttttttattttagacggacattttacaaaaacacctACATCAAATTGTCTGTTaccctttttgtttttagaatactaagtgtAAGGTCCTTGGGCCCAGAAGTGCATTATTTATTCAGATATTGGGCTTGTGGCCCAAGTCGGGAACAAAGATCCACTTGAGGATGAGATGTCTATGTCAGAGGAGATTACGTCGATGAATAAAAGGTGGGGTTTGGTCCTAAAGGCTCCAGAAAGTGTACCGAGGATGAAAACTTCCTCGGCCGAACTTGGCCGTGATCCTAGAAAATGGATTGACAACAAAGATGACAATCCCTGAAATTCATTTAGGGTGGACAATCATAGCAGAGATATAAGATAAGGATGAGCCCCAAAATATCTGAAGAGAAAGCTACTGcctctgcattaaatgcactacagctaatccactgaccgcattaatgtagaagtgaTATCTGAACAGTGTATTTCAGTCTTACAGTTACTACTTGAGGACTTATGAGaagggctgataggacaagtatcagccttaACCATCTAGCATACAGGTGGACGGAAAGGAGTATAAAAGAAGACGAAAAAGAACAAGGAGGGGGATCGAAAATTTGAGAGaagaaatactgtagcaatccaCAATCAAATTTGTAACACTTTCTAAGAACATTATATTAGAACTATTGTCCTCGAATTTGCCGAGGacattcttttttcatttcataatagtccatttttatctttttgtcatCAAATCTATCTATATTGTTGTTTGATTAACTAaagcctagttttccaacctattcctctacaaattcattgttttgggcctcttgggcctaagtccatccaCGTGACGGACTAGGAACTCAGGTCTGGTCCTTataattggcgccgtctatggggaCTACTGGTGCGATAGTGAGTTAGACGCTTAACGATGGTAGGATTAGGTCCAAATCTAGTAGAATCTATGGGCTCTCAACATTAAGATGATTTCCATGAACTTGAGTGAAAGAGAGACTGGGAGGGAAGTGTGCACACTACACACACTAGCAAGAGTCAATCTTAAGGTAAAAACCATATCTCTCATGAGGAAAATGCCAGAAACATGCAAAAGGAGATTGATCACCTAAAAAGAAGCTTACGCCATGAGCGCAGAAGGTGAGCTCCCTCCAATTCTGACTACACTTCCGATGATGAGGAGGAT encodes:
- the LOC126705840 gene encoding WAT1-related protein At3g30340-like, with translation MEITRCLLTGFEASKAYLFLALNELFLAVFMILIESVTSSGVSALVIVVYEHVIATILLAVLAFFLERNERPPLSFKILCYAFLLGLLQITLCQLLMTIALQFVSSSYESIGINLVPSVVFVMALFFRQENLKFWSINGQGKIWGLVLSAAGALILVLWEGPVLLTSRLFNIQVTSDGVIGFIMIVVGVLATSFWNIMVGHVTQFYPAELSLSTMMSFFGTIQTAIVTVFVISWSSWELKWEGGLVLVTILLGGIVVTGLSYYVMTWSIKKNGPVFTSAFNPLLVVFSFLLQTFVLGDSAHLGSIVGAVSVIFGLYLLLWAKANDMEKKEIVADDSVYDPLIQA